A DNA window from Parabacteroides johnsonii DSM 18315 contains the following coding sequences:
- a CDS encoding TolC family protein produces MKRFVVLVALLVSSGYASAGRTLTLEECRELAIQNNKELKISGEKIKMAGYEKNAAFTKYFPQLSATGAYMWNQKDINLLDMGALGASIGGALGPIAQLPVFGKLMEGVDDLQHLDIQNIWVGSVSLVQPVFMGGKIINYNQITKYAKQLAESMNDQQLQEVIYKTDETYWQVISLVNKKKLADAYVDLLRKTDHDITAMINEGVATEADGLSVKVKLNEAEMAQTKVDNGLALSRMLLAQICGLPLEEPLVLVDEDIEDFPTEPSITAADVNEAFMNRNELKSLDLATKIYKRKERIVLSDMLPNVAFMANYLVTNPNSMNGFKNEFAGMFNVGVMVKVPLSGWWEGSYKRNSARAETRIKSLELQDAREKVELQVNQSVYKVNEANKKLIASTRNMENAEENLRHANLGFEEGVIPALNLMQAQTAWVSARSSLIDAQIEVKLTEVYLTKAMGKLKVEN; encoded by the coding sequence ATGAAGAGATTTGTCGTATTAGTCGCATTACTGGTTTCGTCGGGCTATGCAAGTGCCGGGCGTACATTGACGCTGGAGGAATGTCGTGAATTGGCTATTCAGAACAACAAAGAGTTGAAGATCTCGGGGGAAAAGATTAAAATGGCCGGCTATGAGAAAAACGCCGCTTTCACCAAATATTTTCCTCAACTTTCGGCGACTGGCGCGTATATGTGGAACCAAAAAGATATCAATCTGCTGGATATGGGAGCACTCGGCGCTTCTATCGGAGGGGCTCTCGGACCGATCGCCCAATTGCCGGTGTTTGGAAAGTTGATGGAAGGGGTGGACGACTTGCAACACCTCGACATTCAGAATATCTGGGTGGGAAGCGTTTCACTTGTGCAACCTGTGTTTATGGGGGGCAAGATTATCAATTACAATCAGATTACCAAGTACGCCAAACAATTGGCCGAGTCGATGAATGACCAGCAATTGCAGGAGGTCATCTATAAAACCGATGAAACCTATTGGCAGGTGATTTCTTTGGTAAATAAGAAGAAGTTGGCCGATGCCTATGTCGATTTACTTCGCAAGACCGATCATGATATAACGGCGATGATCAACGAGGGAGTAGCGACCGAAGCTGACGGGCTCTCTGTCAAAGTCAAACTGAACGAGGCCGAGATGGCGCAGACGAAAGTAGATAATGGTCTGGCCCTTTCCCGTATGTTATTAGCACAGATATGTGGGTTGCCATTGGAGGAACCACTTGTTTTGGTTGATGAAGATATTGAGGATTTCCCGACGGAACCCTCCATTACGGCTGCCGATGTAAACGAAGCCTTTATGAATCGTAACGAGTTGAAAAGCCTTGACTTGGCGACTAAGATTTATAAGCGGAAGGAACGGATCGTTTTGTCGGATATGTTGCCGAATGTGGCATTTATGGCGAATTATTTAGTCACGAACCCTAATTCCATGAATGGCTTCAAAAATGAATTTGCCGGGATGTTCAATGTCGGTGTAATGGTGAAAGTTCCGCTTTCCGGCTGGTGGGAGGGAAGTTATAAGCGCAATTCGGCTCGTGCCGAGACACGCATCAAGTCGTTGGAGTTGCAGGATGCCCGCGAGAAGGTGGAATTGCAGGTCAACCAATCCGTCTACAAGGTCAATGAAGCGAACAAGAAACTGATCGCCTCCACCCGTAATATGGAGAATGCGGAAGAGAATCTTCGTCATGCCAACCTCGGATTTGAGGAAGGCGTCATCCCAGCTCTTAACTTGATGCAGGCGCAGACAGCTTGGGTATCGGCTCGTTCCAGCCTGATAGATGCGCAGATAGAGGTGAAATTGACGGAAGTCTACTTGACAAAAGCAATGGGAAAATTAAAAGTTGAGAATTAA